From the Octopus sinensis linkage group LG28, ASM634580v1, whole genome shotgun sequence genome, one window contains:
- the LOC115225797 gene encoding methylmalonic aciduria and homocystinuria type D homolog, mitochondrial isoform X1 — MATTEAIESEPSSFHNAEYPPGTMSKMNFSQLRRTRFDELVNHFRQFYYKPLEQHTKTASSGLKQFNWTDPNNGIYPINRSFPLPGNTGLSESYLKKFNNAVAATITTTTPAPVTNASSVPRTVITEYKYLKEDTGRAAGFQDSDILECIVQSCPETLKKSFSTLFHDRDIMKDKFTVITISQKTENDMATFNINVKKERESLHQSFMEGAKIISDSLKELGFWADYLDTSTGKLFESPHPHEVMLETDERYRYLGFDIEDIICCHVISHHKWGTHAYVGCLFTNLPPDHPVLKDMCHKTITGKTRS; from the exons ccAAGTTCTTTCCATAACGCAGAATATCCTCCAGGAACCATGAGTAAG ATGAATTTTTCTCAATTAAGGAGAACCAGGTTTGATGAACTTGTGAACCACTTCCGACAGTTTTATTATAAACCCTTGGAACAACATACAAAGACAGCTAGCTCAG GTTTAAAACAGTTTAACTGGACGGATCCAAATAATGGCATTTATCCAATTAATAGATCGTTTCCTTTGCCTGGTAACACTGGACTCTCGGAAAGTTATTTAAAGAAGTTTAATAATGCCGTAGctgccactattactactactactccagcCCCCGTGACAAATGCTTCAAGTGTCCCTCGAACAGTTATAACGGAATACAAGTATCTG AAGGAAGACACTGGGCGTGCTGCGGGTTTCCAAGACAGCGACATTTTAGAATGTATTGTTCAGTCATGTCCGGAAACATTGAAAAAAT CATTTAGTACACTTTTCCATGACCGGGACATTATGAAGGATAAATTCACCGTTATTACAATCAGCCAAAAGACAGAAAATGATATGGCAACCTTTAACATTAACGTCAAGAAGGAACGAGAGAGCCTCCATCAAAGT ttCATGGAAGGAGCCAAAATAATTTCCGATTCTCTGAAGGAACTTGGCTTTTGGGCTGACTACCTCGATACATCAACTGGAAAACTT TTTGAATCCCCGCATCCACATGAGGTCATGTTGGAGACTGATGAACGGTATCGGTATCTGGGATTTGATATTGAAGACATAATCTGCTGTCATGTGATATCCCATCATAAATGGGGTACACATGCATACGTTGGGTGTCTCTTTACTAACCTCCCTCCTGATCACCCAGTGTTAAAAGACATGTGTCACAAGACAATAACAGGCAAAACTCGCTCTTAA
- the LOC115225797 gene encoding methylmalonic aciduria and homocystinuria type D homolog, mitochondrial isoform X2 — protein sequence MSKMNFSQLRRTRFDELVNHFRQFYYKPLEQHTKTASSGLKQFNWTDPNNGIYPINRSFPLPGNTGLSESYLKKFNNAVAATITTTTPAPVTNASSVPRTVITEYKYLKEDTGRAAGFQDSDILECIVQSCPETLKKSFSTLFHDRDIMKDKFTVITISQKTENDMATFNINVKKERESLHQSFMEGAKIISDSLKELGFWADYLDTSTGKLFESPHPHEVMLETDERYRYLGFDIEDIICCHVISHHKWGTHAYVGCLFTNLPPDHPVLKDMCHKTITGKTRS from the exons ATGAGTAAG ATGAATTTTTCTCAATTAAGGAGAACCAGGTTTGATGAACTTGTGAACCACTTCCGACAGTTTTATTATAAACCCTTGGAACAACATACAAAGACAGCTAGCTCAG GTTTAAAACAGTTTAACTGGACGGATCCAAATAATGGCATTTATCCAATTAATAGATCGTTTCCTTTGCCTGGTAACACTGGACTCTCGGAAAGTTATTTAAAGAAGTTTAATAATGCCGTAGctgccactattactactactactccagcCCCCGTGACAAATGCTTCAAGTGTCCCTCGAACAGTTATAACGGAATACAAGTATCTG AAGGAAGACACTGGGCGTGCTGCGGGTTTCCAAGACAGCGACATTTTAGAATGTATTGTTCAGTCATGTCCGGAAACATTGAAAAAAT CATTTAGTACACTTTTCCATGACCGGGACATTATGAAGGATAAATTCACCGTTATTACAATCAGCCAAAAGACAGAAAATGATATGGCAACCTTTAACATTAACGTCAAGAAGGAACGAGAGAGCCTCCATCAAAGT ttCATGGAAGGAGCCAAAATAATTTCCGATTCTCTGAAGGAACTTGGCTTTTGGGCTGACTACCTCGATACATCAACTGGAAAACTT TTTGAATCCCCGCATCCACATGAGGTCATGTTGGAGACTGATGAACGGTATCGGTATCTGGGATTTGATATTGAAGACATAATCTGCTGTCATGTGATATCCCATCATAAATGGGGTACACATGCATACGTTGGGTGTCTCTTTACTAACCTCCCTCCTGATCACCCAGTGTTAAAAGACATGTGTCACAAGACAATAACAGGCAAAACTCGCTCTTAA